The sequence TACACTATGCCAAATATAGATTTTAATTGGCACTACCATCCAGAATATGAAATTTGCCTTACTTTAAATAGTAAAGGGATCAGGTATGTCGGTGACAATATCGCATCATACCGCGAAGCTGACTTAGTGCTTGTTGGCCCTAACTTACCCCACACTTGGCACTCTAAAAAAAATCTAGATAAAACGGAGCAAATTGTTTATGTAGCTCAAATCCCTTTAAAATGGATGGATAGTATTATAGATGACAATGTTGAGTTAAATATACTTAAAGAAATGTTTAAATTATCTCATAGAGGCATAGAGTTTAGTCATCAATCAGCAATAGAAGCAATTGCGCTATTTAAAAAAATGCCAGATGCTTCACCTTTATCACGATATGTTTTACTTGTTCAGTTATTAGATTTAATGTGTGTAGATCAGCAAACTAAACTATTATCTAGTAGTCAATATAGTTACGGTTCAAAAGGTCGGAGTGAGATTGATAAATTAGATAAGGTTATCAAATATATTCAAGATAATTACACTGTGCAGATTTATGCTGAAGATTTAGCTGAAATGGTTCATATGAGTACCAATCATTTTCATCGTTTCTTCAAAAAACGCACTGAGCGTACATTAACTGAGTTTATTAATCAGTTAAAAATTGGTCAAGCATGTAAACTACTCATTAGTTCCAACTTACCTATATCCGTGATCAGCGATCAATGTGGTTTCAATAATATATCAA is a genomic window of Pseudoalteromonas sp. '520P1 No. 423' containing:
- a CDS encoding AraC family transcriptional regulator, which codes for MKPMCEKVLPSSNCSWRFVKYTMPNIDFNWHYHPEYEICLTLNSKGIRYVGDNIASYREADLVLVGPNLPHTWHSKKNLDKTEQIVYVAQIPLKWMDSIIDDNVELNILKEMFKLSHRGIEFSHQSAIEAIALFKKMPDASPLSRYVLLVQLLDLMCVDQQTKLLSSSQYSYGSKGRSEIDKLDKVIKYIQDNYTVQIYAEDLAEMVHMSTNHFHRFFKKRTERTLTEFINQLKIGQACKLLISSNLPISVISDQCGFNNISNFNRRFLKMKGYTPSRFRNNIKAPSID